From the genome of Pseudomonas sp. TMP9, one region includes:
- a CDS encoding YihY family inner membrane protein: MLQRINTLWEFWRFLLQRFIADQGTNNAAALTYTTLFAVVPMMTVTFSMLSAIPAFQDTGEQIQSFIFSNFVPSAGEALQQYLRDFTTQARQLTWIGVALLAATAFWMLVTIEKTFNTIWRVRQPRRGVSSFLLYWAILSLGPLLLGGGFAISTYFTSLSLISGPGALLGVQALLKFMPLLFSVAAFTLLFATVPNAHVPMRHALLGGLFVAILLEAAKMLFGLYVRLFPGYQLIYGAFATVPLFLLWIYLSWLIILFGAQLVCNLGVPQHWRKREMPRLLMALGVLRVFYERQQSGLKVRLRDMHRQGWLLAEHEWEEILFFLEQQKLVAPTGSGYWVLSRDLSHYSLQQLLSHSPWPLPRAENLPEQLDEAWYPALRSSLATLQNAQAALFDGDLAQWLQPQAKSLE; the protein is encoded by the coding sequence ATGTTGCAACGCATCAACACTCTCTGGGAATTTTGGCGCTTTTTGCTGCAGCGCTTTATTGCTGACCAAGGCACTAATAATGCGGCGGCACTGACCTACACCACCTTGTTTGCGGTGGTACCGATGATGACGGTGACGTTTTCCATGCTCTCCGCGATTCCGGCGTTTCAGGATACGGGCGAGCAAATCCAGAGTTTTATCTTCAGCAACTTCGTACCGTCCGCCGGCGAAGCCCTGCAGCAATACCTGCGCGACTTCACCACCCAAGCGCGGCAGCTGACCTGGATTGGCGTGGCACTGTTAGCCGCCACCGCGTTTTGGATGCTGGTGACCATCGAGAAGACCTTCAATACCATCTGGCGCGTGCGCCAACCGCGCCGTGGCGTGTCGAGCTTTCTTCTGTATTGGGCGATTCTCAGCCTAGGGCCCTTGCTGCTTGGCGGTGGTTTTGCCATCAGCACCTACTTCACCTCACTTTCGCTGATTTCCGGGCCGGGCGCTTTGCTGGGTGTGCAAGCCTTGCTCAAATTTATGCCGCTGCTGTTTAGCGTCGCCGCGTTTACCTTGCTGTTTGCCACGGTGCCGAATGCTCATGTACCGATGCGTCATGCTTTACTGGGCGGGCTATTTGTAGCGATTTTGCTTGAAGCAGCCAAGATGCTGTTTGGCCTGTATGTGCGCCTTTTCCCTGGTTATCAGCTGATTTATGGCGCGTTTGCTACGGTGCCGTTGTTTCTTTTATGGATCTATCTGTCTTGGCTGATCATCCTCTTCGGCGCTCAATTGGTCTGCAACCTGGGCGTTCCCCAGCACTGGCGCAAACGTGAGATGCCACGTCTGTTGATGGCGCTTGGCGTTTTGCGGGTTTTTTATGAGCGTCAGCAATCAGGCTTGAAGGTGCGTTTGCGCGATATGCATCGCCAAGGCTGGTTACTGGCTGAGCATGAGTGGGAAGAGATTTTGTTTTTTCTCGAACAACAAAAGCTTGTTGCGCCAACGGGATCGGGTTACTGGGTACTCAGCCGCGACCTTAGTCATTACTCACTGCAACAATTACTCAGCCACAGCCCGTGGCCGCTGCCAAGAGCTGAGAACCTGCCTGAGCAGCTAGATGAGGCGTGGTACCCGGCCTTACGCAGCAGCTTGGCAACGTTGCAAAACGCGCAAGCGGCGCTATTTGATGGTGACCTGGCGCAGTGGCTGCAGCCTCAGGCTAAGTCACTGGAGTGA